From a single Litorilinea aerophila genomic region:
- a CDS encoding Gfo/Idh/MocA family protein, whose product MALFRVGIIGCGRPWRSEGATGFGMSHAHALGYKASPDAEIVALADINLENARAFQEQHGGERIYTDYREMLEKEALDIVSISTWPHLHAEMVIAAAEAGVKAIHCEKPMAPTYGESRRMVEVCERHGVQLTFNHQRRFGEPYRKAKELLKSGAIGTLERMEATCPNLFDWGTHWFDMLFFYNDETPVEWVIGQVDTRDSREIFGVKVEGQGLSYFKAQNGVFGQLITGHDTNGLTNRLVGSEGLIEVGHSQEVPLRYFNPESRGWQPVPVSEGLHGQEFVQRGVLDLIDALKTGREPELSARRALRATELIFATYESSRRRGRVDLPLTIDDSPLQAMLAAQQA is encoded by the coding sequence ATGGCACTGTTTCGAGTAGGCATCATCGGCTGCGGACGTCCCTGGCGTTCCGAGGGAGCCACGGGCTTCGGCATGTCCCACGCCCATGCGCTGGGCTACAAGGCATCGCCCGACGCAGAAATCGTGGCCCTGGCCGACATTAACCTGGAGAATGCCCGCGCCTTCCAGGAGCAACATGGCGGCGAGCGCATCTACACCGACTACCGGGAGATGCTGGAGAAAGAGGCTCTGGACATTGTCAGCATCAGCACCTGGCCCCACCTCCACGCGGAGATGGTCATCGCGGCGGCCGAGGCCGGCGTCAAGGCCATCCACTGCGAAAAGCCCATGGCGCCCACCTACGGCGAATCCCGGCGCATGGTGGAAGTCTGCGAGCGCCATGGCGTCCAGCTCACCTTCAACCACCAGCGGCGTTTCGGCGAACCCTATCGCAAGGCCAAGGAGCTACTCAAGAGCGGCGCCATCGGCACCCTGGAGCGCATGGAGGCGACCTGCCCCAACCTGTTCGACTGGGGCACCCATTGGTTCGACATGCTTTTCTTCTACAACGACGAAACGCCGGTGGAGTGGGTCATCGGCCAGGTGGACACCCGGGACAGCCGGGAGATCTTCGGGGTGAAGGTAGAGGGCCAGGGGCTCAGCTACTTTAAGGCCCAGAATGGCGTCTTTGGCCAGCTCATCACCGGCCACGATACCAACGGGCTCACCAACCGCCTGGTGGGCAGCGAAGGCCTGATCGAAGTGGGACACAGCCAGGAGGTCCCCCTCCGCTACTTCAACCCGGAAAGCCGGGGCTGGCAGCCGGTGCCCGTGTCCGAAGGGCTCCACGGCCAGGAGTTCGTCCAGCGGGGCGTGCTGGATCTCATCGACGCGCTCAAGACAGGCCGGGAGCCGGAGCTGTCGGCCCGGCGAGCTCTGCGGGCCACCGAGCTCATCTTCGCCACCTATGAATCCAGCCGCCGCCGCGGCCGGGTGGATCTCCCCCTGACCATCGACGACTCGCCGCTCCAGGCCATGCTGGCCGCCCAGCAGGCGTAG
- a CDS encoding metallophosphoesterase family protein: MRFAIFSDLHDNGPALTRVLRDAERQQADAWICLGDVGHNPALYRELQGRCSRCTFGNWEVSGLRRLPADVATWVRDWPARLPLGQVVCCHATPDMPEEATTTAAAARYMAGGVGWSQLFPRLHRDEEARWRAFAALEEGGWCAAFHGHTHIQQAWIWERNGRQRLRSIAGPAELTLDAQGPTRYLIGVGSAGQPQDGPQLRYALYDDESGLVLLRSL, encoded by the coding sequence ATGCGTTTTGCCATCTTCTCAGATCTCCACGATAACGGGCCGGCCCTCACCCGGGTCCTCCGGGATGCAGAGCGGCAACAGGCCGACGCCTGGATCTGCCTGGGCGATGTGGGCCACAACCCGGCCCTCTACCGGGAACTCCAGGGCCGCTGCAGCCGGTGCACCTTTGGCAACTGGGAGGTGAGCGGTCTGCGGCGGTTGCCGGCCGACGTGGCCACCTGGGTGCGGGATTGGCCGGCCCGCCTCCCCCTGGGCCAGGTGGTCTGTTGCCACGCCACGCCGGACATGCCCGAGGAAGCCACCACCACCGCAGCCGCTGCCCGCTACATGGCCGGCGGCGTGGGCTGGAGCCAGCTCTTCCCACGGCTGCACCGGGACGAGGAGGCCCGCTGGCGGGCCTTCGCCGCCCTGGAGGAGGGTGGCTGGTGTGCAGCCTTCCACGGCCACACCCACATCCAACAGGCCTGGATCTGGGAGCGCAATGGCCGCCAGCGGCTGCGTTCCATCGCCGGCCCGGCCGAACTGACGCTGGATGCGCAGGGACCAACCCGCTACCTGATCGGCGTGGGCAGCGCCGGACAGCCCCAGGACGGCCCCCAGCTTCGCTACGCCCTGTACGACGACGAGAGCGGGCTGGTCCTCCTGCGCAGCCTGTAG
- a CDS encoding serine hydrolase has protein sequence MRRFITFVAVLVAVLAIFPVYTRFKVSAAPIPPGVYLGGLDLSGLKDTQEIRQHLEYVYRQPIAVYFAGERLVLRPETIDFHVDVEQMVAEASQYLEGPTFVDIAVRAALGLEQRRRDVPVRFTLNGEKLRAWLATVAADYNRGPQPARVLPPTSRWSEGGTGEADLPGGYVGTYSRDWTWIPGTPGYQLDVEASVPRVVAALTDDRTRTAELALTEIPPPAPSLADLARELDRYLSNFPGFAAVYVQDLTSGQEGAVDADVSFSGMSTLKIAIAAAVMHKLDNGIDGDDATAVQVGQWIDYALGESNNYAANMLLQFLGDGDVTTGARRFTEFMRSLGFVNTYMQSGYDAQVALPEIPTPGNQRTDWNTNPDPNLQSTPAEMGRILAAIYDCTQGRGLLLEVYPDRFTPEECLSILFYMTHDEFQEMVWAGLPRPNATWIIHKHGFAFESHSDVALVWGPAGPYVISIFLYRRGWMDWATSNGTMKVVSRITWNFFDFLQRQEARTPAPPLLLTPPSGYIKIKDYIPTVATEGQR, from the coding sequence ATGCGTAGATTTATCACGTTCGTCGCAGTTCTCGTCGCCGTACTCGCCATCTTTCCCGTTTATACTCGCTTCAAAGTTTCTGCCGCGCCCATCCCCCCTGGGGTCTACCTGGGCGGGCTGGATCTGAGCGGGCTCAAGGATACCCAGGAGATCCGGCAGCATCTGGAGTACGTCTACCGCCAGCCCATCGCCGTTTACTTCGCCGGGGAGCGGCTGGTGCTGCGGCCCGAGACCATCGACTTCCACGTGGACGTGGAGCAGATGGTGGCCGAAGCCAGCCAGTATCTGGAGGGGCCGACCTTCGTGGACATTGCCGTGCGGGCGGCTTTGGGGTTGGAACAGCGGCGGCGGGATGTGCCCGTGCGCTTCACCCTCAACGGCGAGAAGCTGCGGGCGTGGCTGGCTACGGTGGCCGCCGACTACAACCGGGGCCCCCAGCCGGCCCGGGTCCTGCCCCCCACCAGCCGCTGGAGTGAAGGCGGTACCGGAGAGGCCGATCTGCCCGGCGGCTACGTGGGTACCTACAGCCGAGACTGGACCTGGATCCCCGGCACACCCGGCTACCAACTGGATGTGGAAGCCAGCGTCCCCCGGGTGGTGGCAGCCCTCACCGATGATCGCACCCGCACGGCCGAGCTGGCCCTGACCGAGATCCCGCCGCCGGCGCCCTCCCTGGCGGACCTGGCCCGGGAGCTGGATCGCTATCTCTCCAATTTCCCCGGCTTTGCCGCGGTCTACGTCCAGGATCTGACCAGCGGCCAGGAAGGAGCGGTGGACGCGGATGTCTCCTTCTCCGGCATGTCCACCCTGAAGATTGCCATCGCCGCGGCCGTGATGCACAAGTTGGACAACGGCATCGACGGGGATGACGCCACAGCCGTGCAGGTGGGGCAGTGGATAGACTACGCGCTGGGCGAAAGCAACAACTACGCAGCCAACATGCTGCTCCAGTTCCTGGGGGACGGCGATGTGACGACCGGTGCCCGGCGCTTCACCGAGTTCATGCGCTCCCTGGGCTTCGTCAACACCTACATGCAGTCCGGCTACGACGCCCAGGTTGCCCTGCCGGAGATCCCCACGCCGGGCAATCAGCGGACCGACTGGAACACCAACCCGGATCCCAACCTCCAGTCCACGCCCGCGGAGATGGGGCGCATCCTGGCGGCCATTTACGACTGTACCCAGGGCCGGGGCCTCCTGCTGGAAGTGTACCCCGACCGCTTTACCCCTGAGGAGTGCCTCTCCATCCTCTTTTACATGACCCACGACGAGTTCCAGGAGATGGTGTGGGCCGGGCTGCCCCGTCCCAACGCCACCTGGATCATCCACAAGCATGGCTTTGCCTTCGAAAGCCACAGCGATGTGGCGCTGGTGTGGGGGCCGGCTGGCCCGTATGTCATCAGCATCTTCCTCTATCGCCGGGGGTGGATGGACTGGGCCACCAGCAACGGCACCATGAAAGTGGTGAGCCGCATCACCTGGAATTTCTTCGACTTTCTGCAGCGCCAGGAAGCCCGTACGCCAGCGCCGCCTCTGCTGCTGACACCCCCCTCGGGTTACATCAAGATCAAGGACTACATCCCCACGGTGGCCACCGAAGGCCAGCGCTGA
- the guaA gene encoding glutamine-hydrolyzing GMP synthase encodes MNHQTIAVLDYGSQYSQLICRRVREAQVYAELISWDQAAERLPQLRPAGIILSGGPNSVYEPGAPTLPEVVLELGVPVLGICYGLQLLAHTLGGRVSPSREREYGPATLTVAGGEAGTRSPLFAGLPSTLQVWMSHGDRVEQLPPGFVAIGRSDNSPFAAIAHEGRRIYGLQFHPEVRHTPQGMAILTNFVKGICGCTGDWTPGNFIQETVAQIQERVGPEGHVICGLSGGVDSAVAATLVHRAIGDRLTCVFVDHGLLRQGEAEQVVETFQRHQGMRLVAVDAKEEFLSDLAGVTDPEEKRKRIGARFIRVFEAEAARLAAQWGTDTPAFLAQGTLYPDVIESASNDDTRNARTIKTHHNVGGLPADMTFQLIEPLRMLFKDEVRAVGEVLGLPEEIVWRHPFPGPGLAIRILGEVTWERLETLRQADAIFLEELRRAGLYRQTSQVFAVLLPVRSVGVMGDGRTYAHVVALRAVTTDDFMTADWARLPYELLARVSNRIVNEVDGVNRVVYDISSKPPATIEWE; translated from the coding sequence ATGAACCATCAGACCATCGCCGTCCTTGACTACGGCAGCCAGTACAGCCAACTCATCTGTCGTCGCGTGCGAGAGGCCCAGGTCTACGCCGAGCTGATCTCGTGGGACCAGGCCGCCGAGCGCCTGCCCCAGCTGCGCCCGGCCGGGATCATCCTCTCCGGCGGCCCCAACAGCGTCTACGAACCGGGCGCGCCCACCCTGCCGGAGGTGGTGTTGGAGCTGGGCGTGCCGGTGTTGGGCATTTGCTACGGCCTGCAGCTTCTGGCCCACACCCTGGGCGGCCGGGTGTCGCCCAGCCGGGAGCGGGAATACGGCCCGGCCACCCTCACCGTGGCGGGCGGGGAAGCGGGAACCCGTAGCCCCCTCTTTGCCGGATTGCCCTCCACCCTGCAGGTCTGGATGAGCCACGGCGACCGGGTGGAGCAGCTTCCGCCGGGCTTCGTCGCCATCGGCCGCAGCGACAACTCCCCCTTTGCCGCCATCGCCCATGAAGGCCGGCGCATCTACGGCCTGCAGTTCCACCCCGAAGTGCGCCACACCCCCCAGGGCATGGCCATTCTGACCAATTTCGTCAAGGGAATCTGCGGCTGCACCGGCGACTGGACGCCCGGGAACTTCATCCAGGAGACGGTGGCCCAGATCCAGGAGCGGGTGGGCCCAGAGGGGCACGTCATCTGTGGCCTGAGCGGCGGCGTGGACAGCGCCGTGGCCGCAACCCTGGTCCACCGGGCCATCGGCGATCGCCTGACCTGCGTCTTCGTGGATCACGGCCTCCTGCGCCAGGGGGAAGCGGAGCAGGTGGTGGAGACCTTCCAGCGCCATCAGGGCATGCGCCTGGTGGCCGTGGACGCCAAGGAGGAGTTCCTCAGCGACCTGGCCGGTGTCACCGATCCCGAGGAGAAGCGCAAACGCATCGGCGCTCGCTTCATCCGGGTCTTCGAGGCCGAGGCCGCCCGCCTGGCCGCCCAGTGGGGAACCGACACGCCCGCCTTCCTGGCCCAGGGGACCCTCTACCCGGACGTGATTGAGTCGGCCAGCAACGACGACACCCGCAACGCCCGCACCATCAAGACCCACCACAACGTGGGGGGGCTGCCCGCGGACATGACCTTCCAGCTCATCGAGCCCCTGCGCATGCTCTTCAAGGACGAGGTGCGCGCCGTGGGCGAGGTGCTGGGCCTGCCCGAGGAGATCGTCTGGCGGCATCCCTTCCCGGGGCCAGGGTTGGCCATCCGCATCCTGGGCGAGGTCACCTGGGAGCGGCTGGAGACCCTGCGTCAGGCCGACGCCATCTTCCTGGAAGAGCTGCGCCGGGCCGGCCTCTACCGCCAGACCAGCCAGGTCTTTGCCGTGCTCCTGCCGGTGCGCAGTGTGGGCGTCATGGGGGACGGCCGCACCTATGCCCACGTGGTGGCCCTGCGGGCCGTCACCACCGACGACTTCATGACGGCCGATTGGGCCCGCCTGCCCTATGAGCTGCTGGCCCGGGTCAGCAACCGCATTGTCAATGAGGTGGACGGCGTCAACCGGGTGGTGTATGATATCAGCAGCAAGCCACCGGCCACCATTGAGTGGGAGTGA